The following are from one region of the Erythrobacteraceae bacterium WH01K genome:
- a CDS encoding tyrosine-type recombinase/integrase: protein MAGIPSPYAPSNTAIAEVVTDLALALRGPGVNVDREMLEAYVTAAAPNSIRALRQDVEAFDLWCRRENYSTFPATPKQVANWLKHRAAEGGAPASLVRYKASLAKAHRLLGLADPTKHELCRLAIASHRRVVGSKQKQARPLRFRGAVKDPVQDTPRGIHIRAILEACDDTPTGLRNRALLSTAYDTGLRASELVVVEVADLLEALDPEARLLAIDRHKGDQEGEGATAYLSPRSVKAIDAWLKAADIEDGPIFRRVIVRRYAARPARKPMKPSQLSGRALWDPRKFVGRDAVAARVEHQVGEKALHPGSITPILRKMISEAIDVGAFGDLDKEQAGQLVNGFSAHSTRVGLNQDLFAVGETLAGIMDALRWNSPKMPLAYNRNLAAEEGAAGRLLSKLD, encoded by the coding sequence ATGGCCGGCATCCCCTCCCCGTACGCGCCCAGCAACACCGCCATCGCGGAAGTGGTGACCGATCTTGCGTTGGCGCTGCGGGGTCCGGGCGTAAACGTCGATCGGGAGATGCTCGAGGCTTATGTCACGGCAGCTGCGCCGAATTCAATCCGCGCGCTGCGCCAGGATGTTGAAGCGTTCGATCTATGGTGTCGGCGCGAGAATTATTCGACCTTTCCCGCCACGCCGAAACAGGTCGCGAATTGGTTGAAGCATCGCGCCGCCGAAGGTGGTGCACCCGCCTCGCTAGTGCGCTACAAGGCATCGCTCGCCAAGGCTCATAGACTACTCGGGCTCGCAGACCCGACCAAACATGAGCTGTGCCGCCTCGCGATTGCATCGCATCGGCGCGTGGTTGGTTCGAAGCAGAAGCAGGCGCGACCGCTTCGGTTCCGCGGCGCGGTCAAGGATCCGGTGCAAGATACGCCGCGCGGCATACATATCCGCGCGATCTTGGAAGCTTGCGACGACACGCCAACCGGGCTGCGGAATCGCGCGCTGCTCTCGACCGCCTATGATACGGGGCTTCGCGCCAGCGAACTGGTTGTAGTCGAGGTCGCCGACCTGCTGGAGGCGCTCGATCCCGAGGCCCGGCTGCTGGCAATCGATCGCCATAAGGGCGACCAGGAGGGAGAAGGCGCCACCGCCTATTTATCACCGCGCAGCGTCAAGGCGATCGACGCCTGGCTCAAAGCAGCGGACATCGAGGACGGGCCGATCTTCAGGCGGGTGATTGTGCGACGCTATGCCGCACGACCTGCGCGAAAACCGATGAAGCCCTCGCAGCTATCAGGGCGCGCTCTTTGGGACCCGCGCAAGTTCGTCGGGCGCGACGCGGTGGCAGCACGGGTTGAGCATCAGGTTGGCGAAAAGGCCCTGCATCCGGGATCGATCACACCGATTCTTCGCAAGATGATCTCGGAGGCAATCGATGTGGGCGCGTTCGGCGATCTCGACAAGGAGCAGGCTGGTCAGCTCGTGAACGGGTTCAGCGCGCATTCGACGCGGGTCGGGCTCAACCAGGACTTGTTCGCGGTGGGTGAGACGCTCGCTGGCATTATGGATGCGTTGCGCTGGAACTCGCCAAAGATGCCGCTCGCCTACAATCGCAATCTTGCGGCCGAAGAAGGCGCAGCAGGGCGTTTGCTTTCAAAGCTGGATTGA
- a CDS encoding zeta toxin family protein codes for MESVATKRFKQPKIVVINGVSSVGKTSVAKAIQNHARGAFLHVQMDDFLRMLPRRALESREGLVFERIDSQTIDVKFGDLIERALAGMRSAVASMAECGNNMVIDDVFLADEDVHYRRLLSRFEYRLVGLFAPLEIVQERERVRGDRDIGLAKGQYERVHTGRIYDLKMDTSQASPDQIALEICEAFSL; via the coding sequence ATGGAAAGCGTAGCAACAAAACGGTTCAAGCAACCAAAGATTGTCGTGATAAATGGTGTTAGCAGCGTCGGTAAAACGTCGGTGGCGAAGGCCATTCAAAATCATGCGAGGGGAGCTTTCCTTCATGTGCAAATGGATGATTTCCTCAGAATGCTTCCCCGCCGGGCTCTTGAAAGCCGTGAGGGGCTGGTTTTCGAGCGCATCGACAGTCAAACGATTGATGTTAAATTCGGCGATCTAATTGAGCGCGCCTTAGCTGGTATGCGCAGCGCCGTCGCTTCAATGGCCGAATGCGGCAACAACATGGTGATTGATGATGTTTTTCTCGCCGACGAAGACGTTCACTACCGCAGACTGCTTAGCCGATTTGAGTATCGACTGGTTGGGCTTTTCGCGCCGCTGGAGATAGTGCAGGAGCGGGAACGTGTGCGCGGAGATCGAGATATCGGCTTGGCGAAAGGCCAATATGAACGGGTCCACACAGGACGGATTTATGACTTGAAGATGGACACTTCGCAGGCATCTCCGGACCAGATTGCATTAGAAATATGCGAGGCTTTTTCGCTTTAG
- a CDS encoding aminoglycoside phosphotransferase family protein has protein sequence MMDEHLNSLLAMYFPGAKLRQHEKLEGGVSANVTLLDVQLETSAMTRLVLREHGASHCGHPAALEFELLRSLYSLGLAVPEPIAWGNADGADRHPFTLLRYIEGSTDIPASAVEKHIRVMAEQLVAIHGSRTDTLPALPSRSDPRPELLDFLPPEAEWHRLRDHVARMEFSAFSGEPVLLHGDYWPKNLIWQNEKLVGIIDWEDAALGDPLSDVACACLELSYLYGDWGSRVFLDAYRENKQVAPMRFALWQAYVAAAGNRSMGNWGLDPERERSMRQVATASIRNAASALGA, from the coding sequence ATGATGGACGAACACCTAAACAGCCTTCTCGCCATGTACTTTCCTGGTGCGAAACTGCGACAGCATGAGAAGTTGGAAGGCGGTGTTTCAGCGAATGTTACCTTGCTCGACGTTCAACTTGAGACCAGTGCAATGACAAGGCTTGTCTTGCGCGAGCACGGAGCGAGCCACTGCGGACATCCGGCCGCTCTTGAATTTGAATTGCTGCGCTCGTTATACAGCTTGGGTTTGGCAGTGCCTGAGCCGATCGCATGGGGTAATGCCGATGGCGCTGATCGACACCCCTTCACCTTGCTGCGCTACATTGAGGGATCGACCGATATTCCCGCTTCGGCCGTCGAAAAGCATATTCGGGTCATGGCAGAGCAGCTGGTGGCCATTCACGGCAGCAGGACCGACACATTGCCAGCGTTGCCGTCAAGATCGGACCCGCGACCCGAATTACTCGACTTCCTTCCTCCGGAGGCCGAGTGGCACCGACTGCGAGACCATGTCGCTCGAATGGAATTCAGCGCCTTTTCGGGCGAGCCTGTGCTGCTGCACGGAGACTATTGGCCAAAGAACCTGATTTGGCAGAATGAGAAGCTTGTCGGAATCATTGATTGGGAGGATGCAGCGCTTGGCGATCCCCTGTCGGACGTCGCCTGTGCGTGTCTGGAGCTAAGTTACCTTTACGGCGACTGGGGTTCTCGCGTCTTCTTGGATGCTTATCGTGAAAACAAGCAGGTCGCTCCTATGCGGTTTGCACTGTGGCAGGCTTACGTCGCAGCAGCGGGGAACCGAAGTATGGGGAATTGGGGCCTCGACCCTGAACGGGAGCGCTCCATGCGGCAGGTAGCGACAGCGAGCATCAGAAATGCCGCGTCTGCACTAGGAGCGTGA
- a CDS encoding GNAT family N-acetyltransferase, whose product MVIAFTFVGRDDIDQFRSVAEDVFDSDLSADALESFLTNESNHMVIARASDTIVGFVSAVDYIHPDKPREMWINEVGVAKAWRGQQIAKKLVSKMLDYGRTIGCTEAWVLADPDNVAANSLYRAVAAKHDPEPTTAVMHTFKLI is encoded by the coding sequence ATGGTAATCGCGTTCACCTTCGTAGGTCGAGACGACATCGATCAGTTCAGAAGCGTCGCGGAAGACGTGTTCGACTCAGATTTGTCCGCTGATGCCCTGGAATCGTTCTTGACCAATGAAAGCAACCACATGGTGATAGCTAGAGCCAGCGATACGATCGTGGGCTTCGTTTCGGCGGTGGACTACATCCACCCTGATAAGCCTCGCGAGATGTGGATAAACGAAGTCGGCGTAGCCAAAGCGTGGCGTGGACAGCAGATTGCCAAAAAACTGGTGTCGAAAATGCTTGATTATGGCCGCACGATCGGATGCACGGAGGCATGGGTCCTTGCAGACCCCGACAATGTAGCTGCCAACTCGCTATATCGCGCGGTAGCCGCAAAGCACGACCCTGAACCAACGACCGCTGTTATGCACACTTTCAAGCTGATCTAA
- a CDS encoding GNAT family N-acetyltransferase, protein MKTVIPELTPLLREGFVRKCSNPKSNLEGVGLLSVRDISLTERPDLLTERLVLRRPELGDVEAIVSIVGDWDVARRLARVPYPYGTDDAHFFLDEVVPSEWVWAITLIGDDTLIGAVGLTPEEDRNSAELGYWLSPAHAGKGIATEAATEVVRFGFESLRLPLVTSGYFEDNPASGRVLRKLGFIETGPGERSSMAAGSTVPSVEMELPRSNWLE, encoded by the coding sequence ATGAAAACGGTCATTCCGGAGCTTACCCCCCTTCTGCGCGAGGGATTTGTACGCAAGTGCTCGAACCCAAAGTCGAATTTAGAAGGAGTTGGTCTTTTGAGTGTCAGAGATATCTCGCTCACTGAACGTCCGGACCTTTTGACTGAGCGCTTGGTGCTACGGCGGCCCGAACTCGGTGATGTCGAAGCTATAGTGAGCATCGTAGGGGATTGGGATGTAGCTCGCCGTCTGGCGCGGGTGCCTTACCCCTATGGAACAGATGACGCGCATTTCTTCCTTGATGAGGTTGTTCCGAGCGAGTGGGTCTGGGCCATCACCTTGATCGGGGACGATACTCTTATCGGCGCGGTCGGGTTAACCCCGGAAGAGGACAGGAACTCGGCAGAACTCGGATATTGGTTGTCGCCTGCTCATGCCGGAAAGGGGATCGCGACGGAGGCTGCCACGGAGGTCGTCCGGTTTGGCTTCGAGAGCCTTCGCCTGCCTCTTGTCACGTCCGGCTATTTTGAAGACAACCCGGCCTCAGGCCGCGTGCTTCGCAAGCTGGGTTTCATCGAGACCGGGCCGGGCGAACGTTCGAGCATGGCCGCTGGAAGCACTGTCCCATCGGTCGAGATGGAATTGCCGCGGTCGAACTGGCTCGAATGA
- a CDS encoding acyl-CoA thioester hydrolase/BAAT C-terminal domain-containing protein, producing the protein MKRRYKFGIGCLSVISVLIAINAYLWFTREPTPIVIAEAGAGGDRVTINGFPANFYRGAGEGPRPAILLLGGSEGGLREYRNVFARQLAREGYSVLYQAYYSTTDDNKSFNMVPLETFDASLDWLETNPDIRAGPVGIIGHSKGAEAALLVASKDDRIGAVIAAMPSDVVWQGFDFDSIDMSQFSSSFAEGGEPVAYLPYATLGWHEYFTADEPRLEIFKLSRGLADEYPSAFIEVEEVAGPILLICGKDDTLWPGCRMAEALARRSTSNSGPATEVLAYDNAGHWAFGPAENISEGDAKFLGRMGADEKGDIAARKDQWSRILRFLSSTVGDGAPDPSSEINDE; encoded by the coding sequence ATGAAGCGACGATACAAATTCGGCATCGGATGCCTGAGCGTCATCTCGGTTCTAATCGCGATAAATGCCTATCTTTGGTTCACGCGAGAGCCAACACCAATCGTCATTGCAGAAGCAGGCGCAGGTGGAGATCGGGTCACCATCAACGGATTTCCAGCCAATTTCTACCGTGGGGCAGGTGAAGGGCCTCGGCCTGCAATCCTGTTGCTCGGAGGATCCGAGGGCGGCTTGCGGGAATATCGCAATGTCTTTGCGCGGCAGTTGGCGCGGGAGGGTTACTCAGTTCTGTATCAAGCCTATTACTCAACAACGGATGACAACAAGTCATTCAACATGGTTCCGCTTGAAACCTTTGATGCGTCGCTCGATTGGCTTGAAACCAATCCGGATATTCGAGCCGGACCGGTCGGTATAATCGGGCACTCCAAGGGTGCAGAAGCGGCTTTGCTAGTAGCCTCGAAAGATGACCGTATCGGGGCCGTCATTGCAGCTATGCCTAGCGACGTGGTCTGGCAGGGCTTCGACTTCGACAGCATAGACATGTCGCAGTTCAGCTCCTCGTTCGCAGAGGGAGGAGAGCCTGTCGCTTATCTGCCTTACGCCACATTGGGCTGGCATGAGTATTTTACCGCAGACGAGCCTCGGCTTGAGATATTCAAGCTTAGTAGAGGCTTGGCGGACGAGTATCCGTCAGCATTCATAGAAGTCGAAGAGGTTGCGGGGCCAATCCTGCTGATTTGCGGCAAAGACGATACACTTTGGCCGGGCTGCCGAATGGCCGAAGCACTGGCGCGCCGATCCACTTCTAACTCAGGTCCGGCCACTGAGGTATTAGCCTACGACAATGCTGGTCACTGGGCTTTCGGTCCAGCAGAGAATATTTCAGAAGGTGACGCTAAATTCTTGGGGCGCATGGGCGCGGATGAAAAAGGCGATATTGCTGCACGCAAGGATCAGTGGTCTCGAATACTCCGATTTCTAAGCTCAACAGTCGGTGACGGCGCTCCAGATCCATCTTCTGAGATTAACGATGAGTGA
- a CDS encoding TniQ family protein encodes MSYWHIRPRPLPRESITSWLIRIAEVKGTKHHSLMKELVPGLEFWTRDGDLVAPPELFEALAVKTGVTLERARRTSLGAYEGVLAESISGANQSFMIVPLGVRHRIRKAHGQAFCPHCLAEETAYLPLTWRLRLFPTCTRHGRVLLDGCPGCGAPYQPHRGGMRHCDGCGLALTTPEAPTADPNVLTLQAHNEAVLDGRAVAWPYLHGTHPVAFFAMQLALFRAIVSRGWGSRVRDALQPSIGKLELEYRAKTPSIRSMTTSSAHDAMRGVERLLRGWPFGLVGLCGEARAWASWIVPEETGMQTPFALRDALDTYLRPGSSNAR; translated from the coding sequence GTGAGCTATTGGCATATCCGTCCTCGCCCTCTGCCTCGGGAATCGATCACCTCATGGTTGATCCGCATTGCCGAGGTGAAGGGCACCAAGCACCATTCGCTGATGAAGGAACTCGTGCCCGGGCTCGAGTTCTGGACCAGGGATGGCGACCTTGTCGCACCGCCAGAGCTTTTCGAAGCTCTGGCGGTGAAGACGGGAGTAACGCTCGAACGGGCGAGGCGTACTTCTCTCGGCGCATATGAGGGCGTGCTGGCCGAGAGCATTTCGGGCGCTAACCAATCCTTCATGATCGTTCCGCTCGGCGTGCGCCACCGTATTCGGAAGGCGCACGGCCAGGCTTTCTGCCCGCACTGTCTGGCCGAAGAGACGGCCTATCTTCCATTGACCTGGCGCTTGCGGCTGTTTCCAACGTGTACACGGCACGGGCGGGTGTTGCTGGATGGATGCCCCGGCTGCGGTGCGCCCTACCAGCCCCATAGAGGCGGCATGCGACATTGCGACGGCTGCGGTCTTGCTCTAACGACACCCGAAGCGCCGACCGCTGATCCAAACGTTCTCACACTCCAGGCGCATAATGAGGCGGTGCTCGACGGGCGGGCTGTTGCCTGGCCGTATCTGCACGGCACACATCCGGTCGCCTTCTTCGCCATGCAGCTGGCGCTTTTCCGAGCGATCGTATCGCGAGGTTGGGGCAGCCGCGTCCGAGATGCTTTGCAGCCGTCGATCGGCAAACTTGAACTGGAGTATAGGGCGAAAACACCCAGCATTCGGTCGATGACCACTAGTTCGGCGCATGATGCGATGCGCGGCGTGGAGCGTTTACTTAGAGGATGGCCGTTCGGGCTTGTCGGCCTGTGCGGTGAAGCGCGTGCATGGGCGAGCTGGATCGTGCCGGAAGAAACGGGCATGCAAACACCATTCGCTCTCCGAGACGCGCTCGACACCTATCTACGACCTGGCTCTTCGAATGCGCGCTAG
- a CDS encoding TniB family NTP-binding protein codes for MTQTNTTTPIDELRLEDAATRLAFLNEPLTIHHPRMMELEERLAAILNMPEPYEHSIAVFGRSFNGKSTISKHFASLHPIQTNILGDADRADVVRISMPGEASVREFAIRILRYVGEPFNLRWSTSHLTSMAYAVLRAMQTKLLIIDEFQDLANGTSRNREALKNMIKSIGEDTGCGVALFGTPAGIDILNDDPQLQRRFEQLVLPPWERGDEANVLIHNLEVRLPLRKVSHIVADPALVETILEMGDHVIGHIRRVMLLAARTAIQTGREVIDAKTLEAMEWVPLSERSEDVVNRLQLKADKEWEPA; via the coding sequence ATGACCCAGACCAACACCACCACACCGATCGACGAACTGCGCCTTGAGGATGCAGCGACCCGGCTCGCTTTCCTCAACGAGCCGCTGACCATCCACCATCCGCGCATGATGGAGCTTGAGGAGCGCCTTGCGGCGATCCTCAACATGCCCGAGCCGTACGAACACAGCATTGCTGTGTTCGGGCGCAGCTTCAACGGCAAGAGCACGATCTCGAAACACTTCGCCTCGCTGCATCCGATCCAGACAAATATTCTCGGCGATGCCGATCGTGCTGATGTGGTTCGGATTTCGATGCCGGGCGAAGCTTCGGTGCGCGAGTTCGCCATCCGGATCCTGCGCTATGTCGGCGAGCCCTTCAACCTCAGGTGGTCGACGTCGCATCTGACCTCAATGGCCTATGCGGTTTTAAGGGCGATGCAAACCAAGCTGCTTATCATCGACGAGTTCCAGGACCTCGCCAACGGTACCTCGCGCAATCGCGAGGCGCTCAAGAACATGATCAAGTCGATCGGTGAGGATACCGGGTGCGGCGTCGCGTTGTTCGGTACACCGGCAGGCATCGATATCTTGAACGACGACCCGCAATTGCAGCGCCGGTTCGAGCAGCTCGTCCTGCCGCCGTGGGAACGTGGGGATGAGGCCAATGTGCTCATACATAACCTCGAAGTACGGCTGCCGCTGCGCAAGGTTTCGCACATCGTCGCCGATCCTGCGCTCGTCGAGACAATCCTTGAGATGGGGGATCATGTCATCGGCCATATTCGCCGCGTCATGCTGCTTGCGGCTCGCACGGCGATCCAGACGGGCCGCGAGGTGATTGACGCCAAAACGCTTGAGGCGATGGAATGGGTGCCGCTGTCCGAGCGCAGCGAAGACGTCGTGAACCGTCTTCAGCTAAAGGCGGACAAGGAATGGGAGCCAGCGTGA
- a CDS encoding Mu transposase C-terminal domain-containing protein: MSNTKKNVVSTAASINTVARQGAGQKLSLDDISEADWKQIRFEACVIDTFRNGERTRENAEKAAGMLGWSPAKFYRKLTDYEAAGHAMALFKPPAKRIWHSKLDPAVEEVAETELKKFLRQKRYKGQPVTVYIENVQKACTKAGLEAPSERTIRRRWEALDERVRYAHKHGAQAAADKYDRNKGSTPPCTYPLDRIQIDHTYADLHVISEELWISLGRPTFTMVVDEFSRVPLGIHVTFGYPRVEELAEAMAIACLPKDGWLQAMGILGLDWPWYGIPSAVFVDRGCDFTSKSFHRGCEKWRIDLSHRSQPHHGGVIERLIGTAMKETRKLPGNTLFSKTRREKDRIDPTKTAELTLKQYLEAMVRFFVCEYPHRVHPALAMTPAEKWNLGVAQYGDPRRVDDPQGFYLDFLKTERRKLEKYGLRVSYCSYTARELQPLLNVAKGTFFNVKRDPSDVSRAFVEDPRNGRYIELRDALTEGKEITVAEWEKARASLKAKLKKRGQVTATGILGLIEKERAEARRRRKVAKPTSKLERAKQRKVAQQAEKRGRGQHRLPAPEASPLPPAPVVKIDPATITILPSSGAVK, translated from the coding sequence ATGTCCAATACCAAGAAGAACGTCGTTTCGACGGCGGCCAGCATCAACACGGTTGCGCGCCAGGGTGCCGGTCAGAAGCTCTCGCTTGACGATATCAGCGAGGCCGACTGGAAGCAGATCCGCTTCGAGGCCTGCGTTATCGATACCTTCCGCAATGGCGAGCGCACCCGCGAAAACGCCGAGAAGGCTGCCGGCATGCTCGGTTGGTCGCCGGCCAAGTTTTACCGCAAGCTCACGGATTACGAGGCGGCAGGGCACGCTATGGCGCTGTTCAAGCCTCCGGCCAAGCGGATCTGGCATTCCAAGCTCGATCCGGCGGTTGAGGAGGTTGCCGAAACCGAGCTCAAGAAGTTCCTGAGGCAGAAGCGCTATAAGGGTCAGCCGGTCACGGTCTATATCGAGAACGTCCAGAAGGCGTGCACCAAAGCCGGTCTCGAGGCTCCCTCCGAGCGGACGATCCGGCGGCGGTGGGAGGCGCTCGACGAGCGGGTGCGCTATGCTCATAAGCACGGCGCTCAGGCTGCTGCCGACAAGTACGATCGCAACAAGGGTTCGACCCCGCCTTGCACCTATCCGCTCGATCGGATCCAGATCGATCATACCTATGCCGATCTGCATGTCATTTCGGAGGAACTCTGGATTTCGCTCGGCAGGCCGACCTTCACGATGGTGGTGGACGAGTTCTCGCGCGTTCCGCTCGGCATCCATGTGACATTCGGCTACCCGAGAGTCGAGGAACTCGCCGAGGCGATGGCAATCGCGTGCCTTCCCAAGGACGGTTGGCTTCAGGCCATGGGGATTCTCGGGTTGGACTGGCCCTGGTACGGCATCCCGTCGGCCGTTTTCGTCGATCGCGGCTGCGATTTTACCTCGAAGTCGTTTCATCGCGGGTGCGAGAAGTGGCGCATCGACCTGTCGCACCGTTCGCAGCCGCATCATGGCGGCGTCATCGAGCGGCTCATTGGAACGGCGATGAAGGAGACCCGCAAGCTGCCGGGCAATACCCTTTTCAGCAAGACGCGGCGGGAGAAGGACCGGATCGATCCAACCAAGACCGCGGAACTGACGCTCAAGCAGTATCTGGAAGCGATGGTCCGGTTCTTCGTGTGCGAGTATCCCCATCGCGTCCATCCCGCTTTGGCAATGACGCCGGCCGAGAAGTGGAATCTCGGCGTCGCGCAGTACGGCGATCCCCGGAGGGTTGACGATCCGCAGGGCTTCTACCTCGATTTTCTCAAGACCGAGCGGCGCAAGCTGGAGAAATATGGGCTGCGGGTAAGCTATTGCAGCTACACTGCGCGCGAGCTGCAGCCTCTCCTGAACGTGGCCAAGGGCACCTTCTTCAACGTCAAGCGCGATCCTTCCGATGTGAGCCGCGCCTTCGTCGAGGACCCGCGTAACGGGCGCTACATCGAACTCCGCGATGCTTTGACCGAGGGCAAGGAGATTACCGTTGCCGAGTGGGAAAAGGCGCGCGCCTCACTCAAGGCTAAGCTCAAGAAGCGTGGCCAGGTCACGGCAACGGGCATTCTCGGTCTGATCGAGAAGGAGCGTGCGGAGGCCAGGCGCCGCCGCAAGGTCGCCAAACCGACGTCCAAGCTCGAGCGGGCCAAGCAGCGCAAGGTCGCGCAGCAGGCTGAGAAGCGCGGGCGTGGCCAGCACCGGTTGCCCGCTCCTGAAGCATCGCCGCTTCCCCCGGCGCCGGTCGTGAAAATCGACCCCGCCACCATCACCATTCTTCCCAGTTCCGGAGCCGTAAAATGA